One genomic window of Paeniglutamicibacter sp. Y32M11 includes the following:
- the ruvA gene encoding Holliday junction branch migration protein RuvA, producing the protein MISTLRGVPQQVNLNSAIIEVGGFGMLIQATPQTLATLQVGREVLVHTSMVVREDSMTLFGFASGEEREVFDILTAVSGVGPRTGLAILAVHTPEEVRIAASTKDTKAFTKVSGIGPKGAERIVLELSGKLTPTGAPVPAGSSKTRAWEPQVLEALTGLGWTERDALKALDALAKNEPQIVTSGSVPEILRAVLRSLGRGNRPGN; encoded by the coding sequence ATGATCAGTACGCTGCGCGGAGTGCCGCAACAGGTCAACCTCAACAGCGCCATTATTGAAGTTGGCGGCTTCGGCATGCTGATTCAGGCGACCCCCCAGACGCTTGCCACCTTGCAGGTCGGGCGCGAGGTCCTGGTTCACACCTCCATGGTGGTGCGTGAGGATTCGATGACACTATTTGGCTTCGCCAGCGGCGAGGAACGTGAAGTCTTTGACATTCTCACCGCAGTCTCGGGCGTCGGCCCACGCACCGGACTAGCGATTCTCGCGGTGCACACCCCCGAAGAGGTCCGCATCGCGGCCAGCACCAAAGACACCAAGGCCTTCACCAAGGTCTCCGGCATCGGGCCCAAGGGCGCCGAACGCATCGTGTTGGAACTTTCCGGCAAACTTACCCCGACCGGCGCGCCGGTGCCGGCCGGCAGTTCCAAGACCCGTGCGTGGGAGCCACAAGTTCTGGAGGCGTTGACGGGTCTGGGATGGACCGAGCGCGATGCCCTGAAGGCACTGGACGCGCTGGCCAAGAACGAACCTCAGATCGTAACAAGCGGCAGCGTGCCGGAAATTCTTCGGGCGGTGCTGCGCTCCCTGGGGCGTGGAAACCGGCCCGGAAACTAG
- the ruvB gene encoding Holliday junction branch migration DNA helicase RuvB: protein MTETGALTNAGSEPEERVLEAALRPKNLDDFVGQARVRQQLSLVLEASKIRERTADHVLLSGPPGLGKTTLSMIIAAEMNAPLRISSGPAIQHAGDLAAILSSLTEGEVLFLDEIHRMSRPAEEMLYMAMEDFRVDIIVGKGAGATAIPLELPPFTLVGATTRAGLLPGPLRDRFGFTGHLEFYSVEELELVLRRSAMMLSLKVNSAAFYEIASRSRGTPRIANRLLRRVRDWALVNRLESIDARAASAALDMYEVDARGLDRLDRSVLLALCTKFGGGPVGLSTLAIAVGEETETVETVAEPFLVREGLLGRTPRGRIATAAAWKHLGLRMPADAIFASQTSDELDSEDET, encoded by the coding sequence ATGACCGAAACCGGCGCACTGACCAATGCGGGATCCGAACCCGAGGAGCGTGTGCTCGAGGCTGCCCTGCGCCCCAAAAACCTGGACGATTTTGTCGGGCAGGCCAGAGTGCGCCAGCAACTCTCACTCGTGCTTGAAGCCTCAAAAATTCGAGAGCGCACCGCCGACCATGTGCTGCTCTCTGGCCCCCCGGGTCTGGGCAAAACGACCTTGTCGATGATCATCGCCGCGGAAATGAACGCACCGCTGCGCATCAGCTCGGGCCCGGCTATCCAGCATGCCGGTGACTTAGCTGCCATCCTCTCCTCGCTAACGGAGGGCGAAGTGCTTTTCCTGGACGAGATCCACCGGATGAGCCGCCCCGCCGAGGAAATGCTCTACATGGCCATGGAGGACTTCCGGGTCGATATCATCGTGGGCAAGGGCGCCGGCGCCACGGCCATCCCACTTGAACTACCGCCCTTCACCTTGGTGGGCGCCACGACGCGAGCAGGCCTGCTGCCCGGGCCACTACGTGACAGATTCGGCTTCACCGGGCACCTGGAGTTCTACAGCGTCGAGGAACTTGAACTGGTGCTGCGGCGTTCGGCCATGATGCTTTCGCTAAAGGTTAACTCCGCGGCGTTCTACGAAATTGCCTCGCGTTCGCGTGGAACCCCGCGTATTGCCAACCGCCTGCTACGTCGTGTTCGTGACTGGGCGCTGGTGAATCGGCTCGAGAGCATTGATGCTCGCGCGGCTTCGGCGGCTCTTGATATGTATGAGGTGGATGCCCGAGGGCTTGATCGCCTGGACCGCTCGGTGTTGCTGGCGCTGTGCACCAAATTTGGTGGCGGACCGGTGGGCCTGTCCACCCTAGCCATTGCGGTCGGTGAGGAAACCGAAACGGTGGAAACCGTCGCCGAACCCTTCTTAGTGCGCGAGGGCTTGCTCGGAAGAACCCCGCGCGGGCGCATCGCCACCGCCGCGGCGTGGAAGCATCTGGGGCTACGTATGCCAGCGGACGCGATTTTTGCCAGCCAGACTAGTGACGAGCTGGATTCCGAGGACGAGACTTAG